Proteins from one Calditrichota bacterium genomic window:
- a CDS encoding amidohydrolase family protein, translating to MKIQKYLRFSFLIVFISVFSLFANDLIPGKKQDKPIALTNAKIFTVSGEIIENGTIIFNDGKITAVGENDLKILQGSEVHDLNGKHVYPGIIAAYSQLGLMEIPAVRATRDYSEAGSYNPNARADIAYNPDSEVTPTVRSNGITTALIAPMSGRISGISSVLNLDAWNREDATILKNAGMILNWPGMTIRTASWIKDSPAKQQENIDKSLKEIDDYFEQAKVYYEARKSNPETKIDIRFESMTDVLDKKMPLIISANEYKQIEAAVNFCKRHNLKMILLSGMDAWKMTGLLKENNIPVILRQTHTLPQREDEDYDIGFKHPALLREAGVKFCIAKTTRVTWALFNLPFYAGTAVAHGLDKADALKAITLWPAEILGVDDKIGSLEVGKNATLIVSSGDLLDMQSNNIEMMFIDGRKVDLDNKHKRLYRKYKARK from the coding sequence ATGAAAATTCAAAAATATCTTAGGTTTTCTTTTTTAATAGTATTTATTTCTGTATTCAGTTTGTTTGCTAATGATCTGATTCCCGGCAAAAAACAGGACAAACCGATTGCTTTAACCAATGCCAAAATCTTTACTGTATCCGGTGAAATAATCGAAAATGGCACAATCATTTTTAATGATGGCAAAATAACTGCTGTCGGGGAAAATGATCTGAAAATCCTGCAAGGCTCAGAAGTTCATGACCTAAACGGAAAACATGTCTATCCCGGTATTATCGCTGCATATTCCCAACTTGGGCTAATGGAAATTCCTGCTGTTCGTGCTACACGTGATTATTCTGAGGCTGGCTCCTATAACCCCAATGCCCGTGCCGATATTGCCTACAATCCAGATTCTGAAGTTACGCCAACTGTACGTTCCAACGGGATAACCACTGCATTAATTGCGCCAATGAGTGGGCGAATTTCCGGGATATCATCCGTACTAAATCTGGATGCATGGAACCGTGAAGATGCCACTATTTTAAAAAATGCCGGGATGATTTTAAACTGGCCGGGGATGACGATCCGAACAGCCTCCTGGATAAAAGATTCACCGGCAAAACAGCAAGAAAATATTGATAAATCTCTTAAAGAAATAGATGATTACTTTGAGCAAGCCAAAGTTTATTATGAGGCCCGCAAATCAAATCCTGAAACAAAAATTGATATTCGTTTTGAATCGATGACAGATGTTTTGGATAAGAAAATGCCATTGATTATTTCAGCTAACGAGTACAAACAAATAGAGGCGGCAGTTAATTTTTGCAAGCGTCATAATCTTAAAATGATTTTGCTTAGCGGGATGGATGCCTGGAAAATGACCGGCTTGTTAAAAGAAAATAATATTCCGGTTATTTTGCGCCAAACACATACATTACCCCAGCGCGAAGACGAAGATTATGATATAGGATTTAAACACCCGGCTTTGTTGCGGGAAGCAGGTGTAAAATTTTGTATTGCTAAAACTACACGCGTTACATGGGCTTTATTCAACCTTCCTTTTTATGCAGGGACAGCTGTAGCCCATGGCTTAGATAAAGCAGATGCGCTAAAAGCGATTACACTGTGGCCGGCAGAAATATTAGGTGTGGACGATAAAATCGGCTCTCTTGAAGTTGGTAAAAATGCCACCCTTATTGTGAGCAGCGGTGATCTTTTGGATATGCAATCCAACAATATTGAAATGATGTTTATTGATGGCCGAAAAGTAGATTTAGATAATAAACATAAGCGGCTATATCGCAAATATAAAGCACGGAAATAA
- a CDS encoding DUF1456 family protein, with amino-acid sequence MTNNDVLRRIRYSFDFSDPKMIAIFKAANHDVTRAQISSWLKKDDDPDYLACNDITMATFLNGLINEKRGKKEGPQPEPEKRLNNNIIFRKLKIALDLKAEDVLAIMDLANLKMSKHELSAFFRKPGHKHFRECKDQILRNFLKGVQLKYRKE; translated from the coding sequence ATGACTAACAATGATGTTTTACGCCGGATCCGTTACAGCTTCGATTTTAGCGATCCGAAAATGATTGCAATATTTAAAGCCGCGAACCATGATGTTACCAGAGCCCAAATCAGCAGCTGGTTAAAAAAAGATGATGATCCCGATTATCTGGCCTGCAATGATATAACCATGGCTACTTTTTTAAATGGTCTAATTAATGAAAAGCGTGGCAAAAAAGAAGGGCCGCAACCCGAACCGGAGAAACGGCTGAATAACAATATCATTTTTAGAAAACTTAAAATTGCGTTGGATTTGAAAGCAGAAGATGTTTTGGCAATTATGGATTTAGCCAACTTAAAAATGAGCAAACATGAGTTGAGTGCCTTTTTCCGTAAACCGGGACATAAGCATTTCAGGGAATGCAAAGATCAAATCCTACGAAATTTTTTAAAGGGTGTGCAACTTAAATATCGTAAAGAATAG